Genomic window (Penaeus vannamei isolate JL-2024 chromosome 22, ASM4276789v1, whole genome shotgun sequence):
tccctccctccctctctctctccctccctccctctctcttcctccctccctccctctctccctccctccctccctctctccctccctccctccctccctctcctcccctctccctctctcctctctccctcctctctccctcctcttctccctctctccctctctcctccctctctccctctctcctccctctctccctctctcctccctccctctctccctccctccctccctccctccctccctccctctctctctctctctctcctctctctctctctctctctctcctctctctctccctccctctctctctctctcccttcctccctctctccctcccgcacccccactctctcccttcctccctctctccctccctctatcccttcctatccctccctcctctccctctcattcatgtATGTGATGTGAATGTCACGATCTCATTATCTGTGTGCGTGCCTTTgattccctcactctcacctctctttctctctctctctctctctctctctctatatatatatatatttatatatatatatatatatatatatatatatatatatatatatatatatatatatatatatatctgtatatctatctcttacgattttttcctctatctatatcaactctccatctatctaaatctattttttcctctctctctctatcggtctacctatatcaactctctccctctatctatctatttatctatctctatctctcttccccaaacacacacgcactctctcactaatctctctctctctctctctctctctctctctctctctctctctctatatatcctccctccctctctcctatctctctctctctccctctctctctccctctatatatatatatatatgtatatatatatatatgtatattaatataataataaaaatctctcctctctttcctctctctcctctctttcctccctctcctctctctcctcctccctctctctccctctctcccccctctctcctctcttcctctctctccctctcttcctccctccatctctctctccctctacctccctctctccctctctcccctctctctccctttcccccctccttctctccctctatctctcctctctctccccctctctctgtgcgtgctctcccccctcactctctccctctcctccctctctctctctctttctccctctctctctatatatatatatatatatatatatatatatatatatatatatatataactctctccctctcctctctccaacgatttttttcctctatatcaactctctctctaactatctatctgtatatctatctctaacgatttttttcctctatctatatcaactctctctctatctatctaaatttatttttttcctctctctctctatctgtctatctatatcaactctctctctatctatctaaatttatttttcccctctcttatctctctctctatatttcacctctctccctctctctatctatttatctctatctctatctctttccaaacacacacacacatactctctcctaatctctccctctctctatctctccctctctctctctctctcctctcctctctctctctctccctccctctctctctctctctccctctctcacttttctcctctctttctctcctcttcgctctctctctccctcccttctctctctttctctctctccttctcttcccctcctctctctctctcaccctctctctctccctctcctctttctctcctctctttctctcccctccctccctctctcttctccctctcctctctctctctctccctctcctccctctctcctctctctccctctccccccactctctctctctcctctctcccctctctctccctctccccctctctctctctctccctcccctctctctctctctccctctctccccctctcccctctctctccctcccctctctctctctccccctcctctctctctctcccctccctctgctctctcttctccctccctctctctctctcccccttctctcctcactctccctctctctccctcactctctctccctctctctctcctctctctctgtcccctcttccttctctctctctctctctctctctctctcctctctctctctctgtcccctctctctctctctctctctctctctgtccccctctttctctctctgtccccccctctctctcttctctgtcccccctctctctctcttctgtcccctctcttctctctctctctctcctctctctctctctcctccttcctctctcctctctctctctctctctctctctctctcctctcctctcctctcctctctctctctctctctctctattctgcacacgcacacactttctttgcctctctcttttcttctctctctctttctttttatctctctttctctgttttccccattttcctttctactccctctcctctttcattttctcttttcagtctcatttctctctttatttctactccctctctcttttctgcttctgcctctgtctgtctctctttctctctctctcttctctcctcttctctcttctctctctctctcctctctctcttctcttctttcttctcttctcttctcttctgctttcgctctctctctttttttctctctttctctttccccttccccttcccccctctctctctctctctctctctctctctctctctctctctctctctctctctctctctctctctctctctctctctctctctctctctctctctctctttcctctctcactcactcttactctccttttcctttttgattttgtgtatatgtgtgtgtgtgtgtgtgtgtgtgtgtgtgtgtgtgtgtgtgtgtgtttgtgtgtgtgtgtgtttgtctgtgtgtgtgtgtgtgtgtgtgtgtgtgtgtttgtgtgtgcggttgGCACCCAAACAGCGAACTAAGCACAAAGCTTAATATTAAAATCCCTGACAACTGCAGAAGCCAACAGATAAGATTAGCTCAAGCTGCTCCTCTATATATAGACCAATTTATGGCCATGAACTTCAGGACAAAATATTACGAATCACTTTGGAGGGCACCACAATTCCCCATTTCATTGGGAAAAGAAAAGTATTCGTAGATGACCTATTAATGCGCCAGAAAAGGTGTCCAAACTGGTAACAACTTTTGCGAAATCTTTATAGACGATTGCTATGAAAAGGCCTAACTGTGGTTGATTAATTTGGTCGCAGCATAACAATGAACAGGGAAAGTACAGGATATTTACTTAACAAGTCAAAAATGTTTGTTTAAAGAATCCTTTGTAAACCACTGAAAAACTGTATAAAAATATTCGCTATCATATAATATCAGCGGCGTGAAGAGATATGGTGATGCCCAGGGCCAACTCCTTGACTGTATGGCCCAAAGACTCAAGTGCGAGGCCTAGTACTGAAATATATGACAAAGAGAGATATCTGAATATGTAAACTCAGattaaacatgaaataaataCTTTATTCGACCtaaatcttattttcttatctgaTTGGACCCCCCCATCCACCTGGAAACCCGGGGGGCACCGCCCCTTCTCACCCTACCCACTTTTGCACGCCACTGTATAGTATGGCTTGTATAACCCTTATCAAaatgcctttttttcattttcttgttctttttcaagCATGGTCGGAACTTACAAAGACACATTATTGCATACAAGAGATTATCCTATCTGCATATTATAGTATCGTGTAGTATAGATAGTAACAGACaatcacaaaagagagagagatagcaaaaaaaaaatcgtctcacTTTTGGCATCTGTGACATGATGCGGCTCCCATCGATGAGTTGCCATGAATAGAAAACTCAAGATATAAGGCAACATTCAGAAACccagacaaaaaataacaagtcCTCCAAAATCATGTAATCAACAAAAATATTATCTATATCCATACTTATGCTCACATCAATCCAcaaaacttaaaaagaaaaaaataaatagcaaaataCAGCTGGCGCAGGCAACACTGCCGGCTTGGGAGATGGGCGGCGCAGGTAAGCAAACGGTTTCGTCTGTCAGGCACACCTTTCATCAGTTTCTTGCATTATTCAATGTCGATGGGCTGCAGCAGCTTGAGCGGGGAGGATGATTCTCTTGCCGCTTGTGCCATAGTTCATGAAGAGGCGCAAATGACCTCGGAAGACACAAGATAAGGGAGATTTGACTGGATCTCTGAGTGTGTGAGAACGCATACATCTGCAaaagattatatatctatattctatccaCATCCGTCCTTCTTATCGTGTAGATTCTACCTCCATTACCGTTGTTCTCCGGCAAGTGAGAGAAAACATTTGGAGAATATAAACCATAACCAAAATGATCCTATCAAGCATTGCAAGCACAATGCGAACCACATTCCTCACCAGAACTGCGGGACTATTGAACCACCAACTCGAGTCCGCTTGTGCcggttcctccttcccctcctcttctccttcctcacaacAACCTCAAAAAAAGGCGTGTATCAGCGGCCTTGAACCAGCACTTACCTCCCGCTTCTTCGCCCGCTGTTACCATGCAAGAAGAAAGCCCTTCAGTGGTCCAGGGGTTCCCGTAGTGAATAGACTGACCACGTCGCGTCCCGGCTGCCTGCGCCCTATCGCGACTTCGAGCACCAACATGAACTTCCTggctaaagaaaaggagaagtttGAGGCTCCTGAGGATCTGGGGCTGAAGGTTAGTTATGGATGAATGGAATGCGGGAAGTGGATGTTAATGGGTTTGCGTAGAAAAGGCGGGATATTGATGGATTTAGTCTGAGTGAGTTTGGCGCGTGTGACATTTGGAATGCGTTGAATTTTTTATGTAGCATGCAGCGTATTTAGcactgtttttcatttttatttataaatagctTGTTGTCATTACGTTTTAATGTTATATGTTGACTTTGGTACACGTTTCATTCGTTCAAAATTAATTATACGATTTGGAAGAGGTTAGGTAGACCTATGTCGTGAAGATATTTTTGATACCCTAAATTTCTTATGTTATTGAGGAGGGAAACTGTTCCATTGTAATATCCTTATATACATTTACTTCCATCTGTTGAGAATACGATATTGTTAgggttttctttctatatttttctatgtgCTAACCGTGGGCACAAGGGTGTACAGATAGTTCAAAGAATGAGTATCTCACATTTctggtatttatttgtatattacatTTGATTGACAAGGTATTACCCCTTCTCCAAGTAactttatcaattttattcttatttttgggaGACCAAGTATAGAGGATGTCCATATTTTGAAATCCTTGTTCATGAAAATAGATAATTCCTCTCTGTTGAAATCATACTTTCTGCTATCTTTGGAGTATGCAATCAATCAATGTAGAAAGAAGATGAATGATTGTTTAGTCAGATcagctgtgcatgtgtgtatttgtgagtatttgtgcatgtatgtgtgtttgtgtgggtttgtgtttgtactTCTATGtgcattttttgtgattttgtggGTCTGCTTTGTATGTCTCTGtccatatgtttgtctgtctctttttgttgGTATGTTATTTTGGACAAAATTAATGTTTAGAGAATTGGAAGTATAGTGAGAATGTtttagatttgtttatttaactTTCAAAAAGATGTgatgaaaaatgatttttttctgcaAAATATGTGCCTGAAACAGCTATGCAAAACTACAGTATATAATtgccatatattttttattgctctGTATCTGTTATGGTATAATTACATTGTTACATAAGGAATAAATGACTCCATTTTTGCTGCCTTGCTTTTGCAAGTGCATGCTTTGAAAGCAGAATATTTAATCATGCAGATGTTTTAATTTCTTTGTGTTGTCATTTCttgtacaaaaaaaaatgttattattactgctattattagataaatgatgatatggctatttattaatatcagcatgattataatcattagtgttattgttagtattatttttaccatcttcATAGTTATTATGtgttcatgtattattattattactatttttttgttaAATGATATTGGAATAATTTTATCAATTAACATACTGTTCCCTAGGTTTAAAGAATGATATATATCAATCATGTTGCCTTTTCCCCCCTCTGTAACTTCATCTAACCACCTTACCCTCCCCAACAGTATAGCAAAGATGAGATCCTCCGATTCATGATCGACTGCATGATGGCTGTTGGTACCCCTAAGCCCAATGCAACTTCCCTCGCCAACGTGCTCTTGGCTGCTGATGAACGAGGGCACTACAGCCATGGCATGAACAGACTGggtaatttagtttaatttataTTTGTAGTGGGTAATCTAAGAGGTAATTCAGAGGGTAAGAAGATAGCTTTTTTTTTAGGTAAAGGGGGATTCAGTGTCTGAAAATTCCTGTTTCACTTGATATTTTTAGATGATTTTTTAAGGCAGTAGCACTAACAGAATATAAAGTGAATATGTAATGACAGAAGTTATAACAAAGATATATCTACTTTAATATCTATATAGatcttgtttgtgcttgtttgctcTATTAGTCATCCTTCTTTCTTTGGGTGAGAGTGAGCTTGCATCTAGCAACACCAGCATGCATAATTCATTTTGTTCAAGTTGACAGTTTGCAAGGGTTGCCAAGTATTATATTGCACACCATTTATGGACAGTAATGTTCATGAAAAGAatctacatagataaatagatagattgataatgagaaagaaagaactgaagagagaaaaaatatgcatatatacatatattaagaggGAAGAAATATTCTCAGCAATTTTCCCATGGCAACAAAGAATTAATGTTAGAGGTGATTATGTTTTTACACACTTCTGTATGTCTTAAAATCCTAAAGTATATTtgatttttgataattattaaatTCAAATAGCATTGCTTGAATATTTTATATCCTGACAAGTttcataaaagaaattaaaaaaaaaattattgtttgttattgttcttttatacttttatgatcgtattttttttttatgatcactTTGACACTTATTGGACATCTATTTTTGATGTATAGCCAtcctcattgttgtttttattaggtatttttgtttttagttataGGAGGAAATAATGTCATTGTTAGTATTCTTATTTTGACTTGAGTTGTTATGAAtgactttttcattatcattttttgtcgttattatgatGTATTATCTAAGAATGTATTcatagttttttattatcatatgcatattatcatatttcataaaatgttatattgtaattttttattgtattattagtattgttgttgctgatactTACACTCATGAGTATCCATTTTTTGATAATGGAAAAAATGGTATATGGAAATTCAACAGCTACTAGAATCTAACCACTCCAGCAAATGCAGTAGATATTCTAGGCTTAGAAATTTATGTCGGTAATATGAGAAGGAACCATACACGTCCCAGAAgtttattatatgtttttattagaAACTACGATTCCAGATTGCTAGCTAGAAACTGATGATCCTGAATTTGATGTCCCTATAAAGTTTTTCTAATTTTTCCGTGTGTGATTGATATGATCTTATTTTCTCTGGTTTTAAAATTCTATCCAAGATTGCCAGTGAATACAACTATACAACCTTGTCGAACTAACTTGCCATTGCAGAAATGTACGTCAATGATGTGAAACAGAAGATCTGTGAGGGAGGAGCTACTCCAACcattgagaaagagagtgtgtcaACAGCTCTAGTCAATGGAAATAATGGGCTCGGTCCAGTGGTTGGAGATTTTTGCATGGAACTGGCTGTCAAGAAGGCTAAGGAGACTGGCATTGGTTGGGTATGTGCTCGAGGTAAGAAGGAGAgtaaaaaataaactgaaaaattTGAAGAGGTAACCAAGACAGAAGACCAGTATTCGGCGTAGTTTTATAATTGCAAAGGGGCATatgttgaatgtatatatattctttttcattgttataatgtgACTTGTTTTATTTGGTTAGGGGATGGATAATTGTTATATTTAAATCTTGATACTGATTTGGTGTTTCTATTATATATCTTGATGGTTGCATATAGACTATGCTGCATATAATGAAGGCTGATAAGTTATAGGAATTACTTTGTTACTAGGTTTACTTACAAATAAAGACGTCTTTCATTTTGTAAGTTTTGACCATGTAGCTCTTTaagcaacaaaaataactgttattgtatatacacattataccaGTGTTTCATTAAATGACTGGTGTTTTGTAGATATAGGTAATATATTTAATTTTCAGTTCTGGCCTTGGTCTGTGGATCTTTCTAAAGAATAGTTATTATTTTGTGTTAAAAGATGTTAGATTCTTTAACTTTAGAACCTTTTTTGTAATCAAGTTGAAATATTATTGTATGCATGTGCCCATACTATTTTTAATTTCAGGTAGTAACCATTATGGTATTGCTGGTTGGTACTCCATGACTGCTACAAAACAAGGTCTTCTGGTAAGCACTGTATTAATTTTTTGATTTCTTGCTAATTTATTAG
Coding sequences:
- the LOC113804000 gene encoding uncharacterized oxidoreductase YjmC; translated protein: MILSSIASTMRTTFLTRTAGLLNHQLESACAGSSFPSSSPSSQQPQKKACISGLEPALTSRFFARCYHARRKPFSGPGVPVVNRLTTSRPGCLRPIATSSTNMNFLAKEKEKFEAPEDLGLKYSKDEILRFMIDCMMAVGTPKPNATSLANVLLAADERGHYSHGMNRLEMYVNDVKQKICEGGATPTIEKESVSTALVNGNNGLGPVVGDFCMELAVKKAKETGIGWVCARGSNHYGIAGWYSMTATKQGLLGMSFTNTSPLVAPTRAKTGALGTNPISLSAPAKGGDSFVLDMATCVVAVGKIEVERRKENPIPEGWALDKEGQPTTDPKEAMFGALMPLGGPETHSGYKGYGLGMLVEIFCGIMSGGHYGPNVRRWMQTDRPADLGQCFVAIDPSFFAPGFEDRMSDLMDHCRNMEPADPSKPVLVAGDPERTHVEKVKKEGGITYHVNQIKDSWKLGKALGVTPMKAL